The following are from one region of the Lycium ferocissimum isolate CSIRO_LF1 unplaced genomic scaffold, AGI_CSIRO_Lferr_CH_V1 ctg2681, whole genome shotgun sequence genome:
- the LOC132043658 gene encoding uncharacterized protein LOC132043658 has protein sequence MARQSGNCLRCYLVIFAVVSALCVSGPAIYWKFKKLRVKAAQSCMPCKCDCSPPLSLLEVAPGLANLTITDCGKDDPDLKEEMEKQFVDLLSEELKLQEAVDKEHVHHMNITFVEARRLANEYQKEAEKCIATTETCEVGRERAVVLYAKEKKLTSLWEKRARQAGWKGE, from the exons atggcaAGGCAATCTgggaattgtttaagatgttattTAGTGATATTTGCTGTAGTTTCTGCACTTTGTGTATCTGGTCCTGCTATTTAttggaaattcaagaaactaagAGTAAAAGCTGCACAATCTTGTATGCCTTGTAAATGTGATTGTTCTCCTCCTCTTTCCCTTCTTGAAGTTGCTCCTG GCTTGGCCAACCTTACAATTACAG ACTGCGGGAAAGATGATCCGGATCTTAAGGAAGAGATGGAGAAACAGTTTGTGGATTTATTATCCGAAGAGCTGAAGCTGCAGGAGGCTGTCGACAAGGAGCACGTCCATCATATGAACATCACCTTTGTGGAGGCGAGAAGATTAGCTAACGAGTACCAAAAGGAGGCTGAGAAGTGCATTGCTACCACCGAAACCTGTGAAGTCGGGAGAGAAAGAGCTGTCGTGTTGTATGCCaaggaaaaaaagttgacttcCCTCTGGGAGAAAAGAGCGCGCCAAGCTGGTTGGAAAGGAGAATAA
- the LOC132043653 gene encoding uncharacterized protein LOC132043653, with the protein MEGIVQPHNDALVISVLVNKFRIKRVLIDPGCSANIIRWRVIEQLGLLSQIIPTVRVLNGFNMACEMMKGEITLPINTAGTTQQTKFYVIEGDMGYNALLGKPWIHSMRAVPSTLHQALKFPTLDGIKTIHGEQQTAKEMFAVEEAVAMAKVPGLKDRKPNKGEDAK; encoded by the coding sequence ATGGAAGGCATCGTTCAGCCTCACAACGATGCACTGGTAATATCTGTTCTTGTTAATAAGTTTAGAATTAAACGTGTGCTAATTGATCCAGGTTGCTCGGCTAATATCATCCGATGGAGAGTCATCGAGCAGCTGGGACTACTGAGTCAGATCATACCAACAGTTCGAGTCCTCAACGGATTCAACATGGCCTGCGAAATGATGAAGGGTGAAATCACTTTACCGATCAACACTGCCGGTACTACGCAGCAGACCAAATTTTATGTGATAGAGGGAGACATGGGATACAACGCATTGTTGGGAAAACCATGGATTCACAGCATGAGAGCAGTTCCCTCAACCCTGCACCAAGCTTTAAAGTTCCCGACCCTAGATGGGATCAAAACCATTCACGGTGAGCAACAAACCGCCAAAGAAATGTTCGCGGTCGAAGAAGCAGTTGCAATGGCCAAGGTTCCAGGGTTGAAGGACAGAAAGCCGAACAAAGGGGAAGACGCTAAATAG
- the LOC132043654 gene encoding uncharacterized protein LOC132043654 translates to MHKPELSGRLAEWAVEISGYDIEYRPRTAIKSQILADFVADFAPAMIPEVDKELLLTSRTSLGVCTLCTDGASNGKGSGLGIVLKPPTGDIIRQYIRSIDLTNNEAEYEATITGLELAKSLGAEIIEAKCDSLLVINQVNGIFEVKDDRMRIYLEKLQVVLHRFKKWTLKHVPRDQNNEADALANLGSSVESEGFNSGVVVQLMSSIIETGHVEINSTSFTWDWRNKYIDYLRTGKIPSDAKESRALRTKAARFCLVDDQLYRRSFYGPLARCLGPGEIDYTMREIHEGTCGNHSGTDSLVRKLIRAGYYWNKMENDARSFVQKCNECQKHAPSIHQPGEELYPVLSPWPFMKWGMDIVGPLPWAPGNMTDYFSK, encoded by the coding sequence ATGCATAAACCCGAACTTTCAGGACGGTTAGCAGAATGGGCTGTCGAGATTAGCGGGTACGATATTGAATATAGACCCCGAACCGCTATTAAATCCCAGATACTAGCAGACTTCGTGGCCGACTTCGCACCTGCCATGATCCCCGAAGTCGATAAAGAACTACTTCTCACCTCGAGGACTAGTTTGGGTGTTTGTACCTTATGTACGGATGGTGCTTCCAATGGGAAAGGGTCCGGGTTGGGAATCGTTCTCAAACCGCCAACTGGTGATATCATAAGGCAATATATTAGATCTATTGatttgactaacaatgaagccgagtatgaggctacgATTACAGGTTTAGAACTAGCAAAGAGCTTGGGAGCCGAAATCATTGAGGCCAAGTGCGACTCTCTCCTGGTGATTAATCAAGTGAACGGCATATTCGAGGTCAAGGACGACCGAATGCGGATATATTTAGAAAAACTGCAGGTGGTCCTTCATAGATTCAAGAAATGGACACTGAAGCATGTGCCTCGGGACCAGAATAACGAGGCCGATGCTCTTGCGAACCTGGGATCATCGGTAGAATCAGAGGGATTCAATTCCGGTGTTGTGGTGCAACTGATGAGTTCAATCATCGAGACTGGCCACGTAGAGATAAACTCAACCAGCTTCACTTGGGATTGGAGGAACAAATACATAGACTATCTCCGAACAGGAAAGATTCCGTCCGATGCCAAGGAGTCGAGGGCCCTTCGAACCAAAGCAGCCAGATTTTGTTTGGTCGACGACCAATTGTACCGAAGGTCATTCTACGGTCCATTGGCGAGATGTTTGGGGCCGGGGGAAATTGACTATACTATGAGAGAAATTCACGAGGGGACTTGTGGAAATCACTCGGGCACCGACTCATTGGTCCGCAAACTGATCAGAGCCGGTTACTACTGGAACAAGATGGAGAACGACGCCAGATCCTTCGTTCAAAAATGCAACGAATGCCAAAAGCACGCTCCATCGATACACCAGCCGGGGGAGGAGCTTTATCCGGTCCTTTCTccatggccattcatgaaatggggaatggacataGTAGGGCCTTTGCCCTGGGCTCCAGGTAACATGActgattatttctctaaatAG